In one Oxyura jamaicensis isolate SHBP4307 breed ruddy duck chromosome 14, BPBGC_Ojam_1.0, whole genome shotgun sequence genomic region, the following are encoded:
- the NTN3 gene encoding netrin-3, with protein FPSFQPGIYWSLFTPLPGSGRGSVSPLLDYFFNYFFPLSSRFLPSLLPRRLPQPEQTRAVRRSGRALGTRPHRRSSTPAWHYFSLFCFLSFYFLANCYYCFFFIFFLPLSFFFSFFFFFFFPVAISQGKGERPPLPTARAAAAAPAPLAAAAPDLPPDRARYLPGRGRSRSPGPGRMEVLQLLRLLLTTSMLRLSQAVNPFVAQQTPPDPCYDESGAPRRCIPEFVNAAFGKEVHASSTCGKPPTRHCNASDPRKAHPPAYLTDLNTASNMTCWRSETLHHSPHNVTLTLSLGKKFEVVYVSLQFCSPRPESTAIFKSMDYGKTWVPYQYYSSQCRKIYGKPSKATVTKQNEQEALCTDGLTDLYPLTGGLIAFSTLDGRPSAQDFDSSPVLQDWVTATDIRVVFSRPHQFRELGGREAGEEEGGTGAAPYYYAVGELQVGGRCKCNGHASRCVKDKEQKLVCDCKHNTEGPECDRCKPFHYDRPWQRASAREANECLACNCNLHARRCRFNMELYKLSGRKSGGVCLNCRHNTAGRHCHYCKEGFYRDLSKSITDRKACKACDCHPVGAAGKTCNQTTGQCPCKDGVTGLTCNRCAKGFQQSRSPVAPCIKIPAINPTSLVTSTEAPADCDSYCKPAKGNYKINMKKYCKKDYVVQVNILEMETVANWAKFTINILSVYKCRDERVKRGDNFLWIHLKDLSCKCPKIQISKKYLVMGISENSTDRPGLMADKNSLVIQWRDAWTRRLRKLQRREKKGKCVKP; from the exons ttcccttcttttcaaCCCGGGATTTATTGGAGCCTTTTTACTCCGCTTCCAGGCAGCGGCCGGGGCTCAGTTTCTCCActtctagattatttttttaattatttttttcccctttcctctcgttttctcccttccctccttccccgccgcctcccgcagCCGGAGCAGACACGGGCAGTGCGGCGGAGCGGGCGGGCGCTGGGGACCCGCCCGCACCGCCGGAGCAGCACTCCCGCTTGGCactatttctctttattttgctttctctctttttatttcctggcGAATTGttattattgctttttctttatttttttcctacccctctcctttttcttttctttcttttttttttttttttttcctgttgccatCAGCCAAGGGAAGGGGGAGCGGCCCCCGCTCCCTACCGCCCGCGCTGCTGCGGCGGCCCCGGCTCCTCTCGCCGCCGCGGCCCCGGACCTGCCGCCGGACCGAGCCCGCTACCTGCCCGGCCGCG GGAGGAGCCGCTCCCCTGGCCCCGGGAGGATGGaggtcctgcagctcctgcgcCTGCTCCTCACCACCAGCATGCTGCGCCTCTCCCAGGCGGTGAATCCGTTCGTGGCCCAGCAGACCCCCCCGGACCCCTGCTATGATGAGAGCGGAGCTCCTCGCCGCTGCATCCCTGAGTTCGTCAACGCAGCCTTCGGGAAGGAGGTGCACGCCTCTAGCACCTGCGGGAAGCCCCCGACGCGGCACTGCAATGCCTCCGACCCCCGCAAAGCCCACCCGCCCGCCTACCTGACCGACCTCAACACCGCCTCCAACATGACGTGCTGGCGCTCGGAGACCCTGCACCACTCACCCCACAACGTCACCCTCACCCTCTCCCTCGGCAAGAAGTTCGAGGTGGTCTACGTCAGCCTCCAGTTCTGCTCGCCCCGGCCCGAGTCCACCGCCATCTTCAAGTCCATGGACTACGGCAAGACGTGGGTGCCCTACCAGTACTACTCCTCCCAGTGCCGCAAGATCTACGGCAAGCCCAGCAAAGCCACCGTCACCAAGCAGAACGAGCAGGAGGCCCTCTGCACCGACGGCCTCACCGACCTCTACCCGCTCACCGGGGGCCTCATCGCCTTCAGCACCCTCGACGGGCGGCCCTCCGCCCAGGACTTCGacagcagccccgtgctgcaggACTGGGTGACGGCCACCGACATCAGGGTGGTTTTCAGCCGCCCCCACCAGTTCCGGGAGCTGGGGGGCCGCGAGGCTGGCGAGGAGGAGGGGGGCACCGGCGCGGCCCCCTACTACTACGCGGTGGGCGAGCTGCAGGTCGGCGGGCGCTGCAAGTGCAACGGGCACGCCTCGCGCTGCGTCAAGGACAAGGAGCAGAAGCTGGTGTGCGACTGCAAGCACAACACCGAGGGGCCCGAGTGCGACCGCTGCAAGCCCTTCCACTACGACCGGCCCTGGCAGCGGGCCAGCGCCCGTGAGGCCAACGAGTGCCTGG CCTGCAACTGCAACCTGCACGCGCGGCGCTGCCGCTTCAACATGGAGCTGTACAAGCTGTCGGGCAGGAAGAGCGGAGGGGTCTGCCTCAACTGCCGGCACAACACCGCCGGGCGCCACTGCCACTACTGCAAGGAGGGCTTCTACCGCGACCTCAGCAAGTCCATCACGGACCGCAAGGCCTGCAAAG CCTGTGACTGCCACCCGGTCGGTGCCGCCGGCAAGACCTGCAACCAGACGACGGGGCAGTGCCCGTGCAAGGATGGCGTGACCGGCCTCACCTGCAACCGCTGCGCCAAGGGCTTCCAGCAGAGCCGCTCGCCCGTGGCCCCCTGCATCA agaTCCCTGCCATCAACCCAACCTCCCTGGTGACCAGCACAGAGGCACCTGCGG aCTGCGACTCCTACTGCAAACCAGCCAAAGGCAACTACAAGATTAACATGAAGAAGTACTGCAAGAAGGATTACG TGGTCCAAGTGAACATCTTGGAGATGGAGACGGTGGCCAACTGGGCCAAGTTCACCATCAACATCCTCTCCGTCTACAAGTGCCGCGACGAGCGGGTCAAGCGCGGCGACAACTTCCTGTGGATCCACCTGAAGGACCTGTCCTGCAAGTGTCCCAAGATCCAGATCAGTAAGAAGTACCTGGTCATGGGGATCAGTGAAAACTCCACCGACCGGCCGGGACTGATGGCCGACAAGAACAGCCTGGTCATCCAGTGGCGGGACGCCTGGACCCGCCGCCTTCGGAAACTGCAGCGGcgggagaagaaagggaagtgCGTGAAGCCCTGA